The genomic region CCAGGTCGTGACGCTGATCGCCGCCGGCTACGAGACGACAAGTGCCGCGATGGCGTGGTCGGTGTTCAACCTCCTGCGGCACAACGAGGTCTGGGAACGCGCGGCGAACGACGACTACCTCGCCAACGTCGTGAACGAAACCCTGCGGCTTTATCCGCCGGCGGTGGTGTCCGCGCGAACCGCGTTGCAGGACTTCGAGTTCGCCGGAAAGCAGATCAAGCGCGGCACTTTTCTCCTGTACAGCCCGTACGTCACGCACCGGCTGGCCGACGTGTGGCCGGACCCGCTGCGGTTCGACCCCGATCGCTGGGAGCACAAGCCCGCGCCGCACGAGTTCCTGCCGTTCGGCGGCGGACCGCACCGGTGCATCGGCGCCGGACTCGCGGTGACCGAGCTGACCGTGATGCTGAAAGTGTTGCTGCAACATCCAAAACCGGTGTTGCTGGACCAGCGGATCACGCCGACGAGCGTGGCGGCGATGCGTCCGAAGCGGGGCATCAAAGTCCGAGTGACAGGGTGACCGTCGAGGCGAGGCAGGCGACGCCGCGGACGTGGTTCCACAGCGTCCACCGGCGCAGATACTCGGGCCAGTAGGCGTCGTCGGTGCGTTCGAGGCGGTTGTTCATCGGCACGTTGACGACCATCGTCAGCACGAACGCGCCGACGATGTAGAGCAGTCCGCCGACATAGCGGCCCTGGAAGACCTCGATGCCGCACAGGACCACGTTGCCGACGAAGAGCAGCAGGAACACGGGGTTCTGGATGCGCACGTTCATGCGCCGCATCGCTGCGCGGGCGTGCTCGGCGGACAGGTCGGCGAGGCCGGGCATCACGGCGACGGAGAAGGCGAAGAACGTGCCGGCCATCAGGCCGGACGCGGCGGCTGCGATCAACGTGGTGATTTCCATGTCGCTCACTCTGTCCCGCCCGCGCCGGACTCTCAATGACAATTCATCGCGCTCGCTTGCTCATTCGTCCAGGATGAGACCATGACAGACGCCCTGGGCGAGGCACTGCACCTGCTGCGGATGTCCGGCACGTTCTACTGCCGGAACGAACTGACCGAACCGTGGGGCCTGACCATGCCCGACATGACGGACTGCCTGTGGTTCCACGTCCTCACCAGCGGTCGACGCCAAGACCACCGAGCTCGCTCCCGGCGACGTCATGCTCGTCCCCGGCGGCCAGGGCCACCGCCTGTTCAGCACCCCCGACGCCGAGTCACCGATCGTGACGACGCTGCCGCACACATTCGAAACCGAAAACTATGCAATCCTCCGCCACGGCGACGGCGGCGCGGTGACGCACCTCGTGTGCGGTGCCGTGAAGTTCGACCACCCAGCCGCCAAGCACCTCATCGAGGTGTTGCCGAACGTGCTGCACGTCCAACAGGCTGACGACATGCGCGCGACCATCGACCTGATGGCCGCCGAAGCCCGATCCCTGCGCCCCGGCGGCGAAGCGGTGATCACCCGACTCGCGGACGTGCTGGTGATCCAGACGATCCGTTCATGGCTCGCCAACGACCCCGCCGCCCGCACCGGCTGGCTGGGAGCGTTGCAGGACAACCAGATCGGCCAGGCCCTGGCCCTGATCCACCGCGACCCGGCCCACCCCTGGACCGTCGAACGTCTTGCCCACCACACCGCGATGTCCCGCTCGGCCTTCGCGGCCCGGTTCACCGACCTCGTGGGCGTGCCGGCCATGCGGTACGTGACGCGATGGCGCATGCACGTGGCGATGAACCGCTTGCAGGACCGGGATTCCACGGTCAGCGAGATCGCCCGCGGCCTGGGCTACGAGTCGGAGGCGGCGTTCAGCCGGGCGTTCAAGCGGGTGGTCGGGGTGTCGCCGGGGCAGGCGCGGGTGGGTTGATCCGGTTGCGGCTTGAGCCGAAACGGGCGCGGGCGGCCAGATTCGTTTGCAGGAGGCGGAATCTGCCCGCGGCACGCGGATCTGGCTGCGCGCAGGCGGACCTTGCGGCAGACGGGCGGAGACGACCACGGACGGGCAGGGACGGCCAGCGCGGGTGAGCCGAAGCGCGGACGGACGGCGGCAGGGACCGGACGGCGCTGCGGGCTCGGCGCTGCGGCTCGGCGCTGCGGCTCGGCGCTGCGGGCCGGCGCTGCGGGCTCGGCGCTGCGGGCTCGGCGCTGCGGGCTCGGCGCTGCGGGCTCGGCGCTGCGGGCTCGGCGCTGCGGGCTCGGCGCTGCGGGCTCGGCCGACAACGGCGACGCGCCGCGAACCCGACGTGCGACGGCATGGCGGCGCAGGCCGGGACTGACGGGCAGGGCGTCGCCGACCAGGGCGCAGGGCAAGACATCCCTGGCCGGGCGGGGTTGCCGACCAGGCTGGCGATTTCCGGCTGGCGAGGGGTCTGGTGGGACGCCGGTGGGTCAGGGGGTGGCTGGCTGGAGCAGGTCCCAGCGGTTGCCGTACAGGTCTTCGAAGACGGCGACCTTGCCGTAGACCTCGTCGCGCGGGGCTTCGAGGAACCGGACCGTAGACCTCGTCGCGCGGGGCTTCGAGGAACCGGACGCCGAATGCGGTCATGCGGGTGTGGTCGCGGTCGAAGTCGTCGGTGGTGAGGAAGAAGCCGACGCGGCCGCCGGTTTGGTTGCCGACTCGGGAGTCCTGGTCTGGTGTGGTGGCTTGGGCCAGGAGCAGGGAGGCGCCGGGGGTGGTGGCTTGGGGGGCGGGTGAGATGACGACCCAGCGCTTGTCGCCTTGTGGGGTGTCCTCGACCAGTGTGAAGCCCAGGCCGTCCACGTAGAAGCGGATTGCTTCGTCGTAGTCGCGGACCACCAACGTCACCAAGCTCATGGATCGCACGTTCAGGAGTATCGCTGGTGGGTGGAGGTGGAGGTGTCGCCCGCCCCCCTTCCTTGTGGCTCGGCGGTGGTGGTCGTGATTTGGGACGTGGTGAGCGAGCACGGGAAGGAGACGCGGTGGGACGTGGATCAGGACACGGTTCACCCGGACGAGTGAGGGAACGGTGAGGCGATGGGTTGGGGAGGTCAACAGGGGTGTGGCGGAGAGACCTGTGTGTGCATCTTGGTGGGGCTGACCCGGCGGCGTTCAGAGCGCAGTGATGTGGCGGGTCAGGACATCGCGCCGATTCGTCGCCGTGTGTGACAGGGTGACTGCATGGCGGTTACCTCGGAGACGCATCGACTGCCCGTGCGCAAGCTGGTTGCGGCCTCGGCCGGCAACGCGGTGGAGTGGTACGACTGGGGGATCTACACGGCGTTCAGCATTTACTTCGCCACGCAGATCTTTCCCAAGGGCAACGAGGCCGCGGCGTTGCTGAGCACGTTCGCGACGTTTGCGCTTGCTTTCTTCTTCCGGCCGCTCGGTGGGTACCTGCTGGGGCGGTTCGCGGATGTCCGTGGGCGGCGGACGGCGATGTTGCTGACCATCGTGCTCATGTCGGGTGGGTCGGCGATGATCGGGTTGTTGCCGACGTTCGAGCAGGTCGGGTGGTTGTCGCCGGCGCTGTTGGTGCTGGCGCGGATTGCTCAGGGGATGGCGTTGGGTGGTGAGGTGTCCAACGCGTCGGCTTATCTGGGGGAGATCGCCGAGCCCAGTCATCGGGGGCGGTACTCGTCGTTCTTCTACATCTCGACCGGGGCGGCGGTGCTGGTGGCGTCGTTGCTCGGGTTCTTCCTGAGCCGGAGTTTGGATGCGGCGGCGATGGCGTCGTACGGGTGGCGGGTGCCGTTCCTGGTGGGCGGGGTGCTCGGGCTGGTGGGGTTGTGGTTGCGGCGGGCGTTGCCGGAGACCGAGCAGTTCGAGGAGAACCGGGCCAAGGCGGAGAGTCTGAAGAACCCGTTGCTGATGACGTTGCGGGAGCACCCCAAGGCGGTGGGGCAGCTGGTGGGGTTCACGTTGCTGTCGACGTTGTGCTTCTACACGTTCTTTTCGGCGTTGACGCCCTTTGCGGTGAAGACCAGGGGTGCGGACGATGTCGACGTGTTCCTGGCGTTGTCCATTGCCACCGGGGTGTTCATCGCGCTGCAGTACCCCATGGGGTGGCTGGCGGACCGGGTCGGGCGCAAGCCGCAGATCTTGGTGTGGTCGGCGGCGATGGCGGTGTTGATCGTGCCGTTGTCCACGTTGGTGCAGCCGGGCTGGGGAACCTGCTCATCGTGTTCTGCACCGGCCTCGCGCTCTACACGACGATCACGTCTATCGCGCCGGCGTTGATGAGCGAGCTGTTCCCGACCGAGCTGCGCGGGCTCGGGATCGGGGCTTGGTACAACCTCACGGTGGCGTTGTTCGGTGGTACGGCGCCGTTGGTGATCCAGGCGCTGCCGGGGACCACGTTCTTCTGGTACGTGGCGGTGGCGGCGGTGATCACGTTCCTCGCGATCCTCACCCTTCCGGAGACAAAGGGTGTTCGGTTGAGCTGAGGCAGAACTCGTTGCCCTCGGGGTCTGCGAGCACGAACCACACGCCGTCTTGGCTGACGACCGCTGCTCCGAGCGCGACGAGTCGTGCCACCTCGGCCTCCACGTCGTCGCACCAGAGGTCGACGTGCACGCGGTTCTTGCCGGTCTTGGGTTCCGGCACGCGGTTGAAGAACAACCTCGGCGACCCGTCCAGCAACACGGACGGGTCGTCCTCGGGGTCGTTGATTCCCTTGCCGCGCAACCGTTCGAGCTCTTCGTCGTCGTACGGCGCGATCTCGTGGTCGTCCAGCGCGGCCGCCCAGAAGCGGGCGAGCGAGGCGGGATGTGCGCAGTCGATGACGATGTCGTGCAACCGGGCCATGTGACCGAGGTTAGCGGTGCAGCGGCACCAGGTCATCGGCGTGCACGACCTCGCGGCGCTGTTCGGCGGGCAGGTCGTGGGACTTGCGGCCGATCAACGACGGCAGCTCGGCCGCGTCGTAGCCCACGACGCCGCGGGCCACTACCTCGCCGGCGAGGCTGACCAGTTCGACGACGTCGCCCGCCTCGAAGTCGCCGTCCACACCGGTGATGCCGGCGGCGAGCAGTGAGCGGCGGCGGCCCACGACGGCGGCGACGGCGCCGTCGTCGAGGTGCAGGCGGCCGTTGGCGTCGGTGGCGTAGCCGAGCCAGAAGCGGCGGGCGGTGAGGCGTGAACCCGTTGCGGCGAAAGCGGTTCCGACGTCGGCGGCGGTCAACGCGCGGTGGGCTTCGGTGGCGCTCGTCAGCAGGACCGGGATGCCGGCGGAGGACGCGAGCCTGGCGGCGGCGAGCTTGGAGGCCATGCCGCCGGTGCCGAGGCCGGACGCGCCGACCGTGCCCGCTCGCACGCCGTCGACGTCCGCGGCCGACGCGACCTCGGAGATGCGCACGGCACCTGGCCGACGCGGGTCGCCGGAGTACAGAGCGTCCACATCGGACAGCAGGAACAACGCGTCGGCGCCGACGAGGTGTGCGACCAGTGCGGCGAGGCGGTCGTTGTCGCCGAAGCGGATCTCTTCGGTGGCAACGGTGTCGTTCTCGTTCACGACGGGAACCGCGCCCAACGCCAGCAACCGCGAGAACGTGCGCTGCGCGTTGCGGTAGTGGGCGCGGCGCACCACGTCGTCCGCGGTCAGCAGCACCTGGCCGACTGTCAGCGAGTAGCGGCCGAACGAGTTCGCGTACGCGTGCGCGAGCGTCAGCTGGCCGACGCTCGCTGCAGCCTGCTGGGTGGCGAGGTCACGGGGGCGGCGGGAGATCTTCAACGGCGCCAGGCCCGCGGCGATCGCGCCGGAGGACACGAGCACGACCTGGCTGCCCGCCGCGCACCGGGCGGCGAGGGCGTCGACCAGCGCGTCCAGCCGCGCCGGGTCGAGGCCCCCTTCCGCTGTGGTCAAAGAAGAAGAACCGACCTTGACCACGATGCGGTTCGCCGAGGCGACCGCGTTGCGAGCTGGTGAGACCACGGGGGCCGTCACGGGTTACTCCTCGTCGAAGTCGTCACCGTAGTCGCCGGCGCCGGGTGCACGACGGGCCTTCTTCAAGGCCTTGCGCTCGTGGGCGCCGATGCGGTCGTTGCGCTCGAGGCGGACGTCCGTGCCACGTCCGGTCATCGTCATCGCGATGCCGGCCGGGGTCGTCGGCTCCCAGTCGAACACCAGGTCGCCGATGGTGACCTGGCAGCCGGGAACAGCGCCCATCTTCACGAGCTTGTCCTCGACGCCCAGCCTGTTCAGGCGGTCCGCGAGGTAACCGACGGCTTCGTCGTTGGAGAAGTCGGTCTGGCGGATCCAGCGCTCGGGGCGGTCGCCCCGCACGATGAAGCCACCCTCGACCGAGGGGTCCTCGGTCACGGTGAAGCCCTCGTCGTCCACGGCGGTCGGCCGCAGGACGATCCGGGTCGACTCCTTCTTCGGCTGGGCCTCGCGGTACTCGCGCACGACCTCGGCCAGCTTGAACGTGAGCTCCCGCAGGCCCTGGCGGGACACGGTCGACACCTCGAAGACCGGCAGGCCGCGGGCCTCGATCTCCGGGCGGACGATGTCGGCGAGGTCCTGGGCGTCCGGGATGTCGACCTTGTTGAGGATGACCACGCGCGGCCGGTCCTCGAAGTTGCCGCCCAGCGACGGCGTGTACTCCGAGAGCTCCTTCTCCAGCGCGTCGATGTCCGCGATCGGGTCACGGCCGGGCTCGTAGGTCGCGCAGTCCACGACGTGCGCGAGAACGGCGGTGCGCTCGATGTGGCGCAGGAAGTCCAGGCCGAGGCCCTTGCCCTGCGAGGCGCCGGGGATCAGGCCGGGAACGTCGGCCATCGTGAAGATGGTGTCGCCCGCGGTGATCACGCCGAGGTTCGGCACGAGTGTGGTGAACGGGTAGTCGGCGATCTTCGGCTTCGCCGCGGACAGCACCGAGATCAGCGACGACTTGCCGGCCGACGGGAACCCGAGCAGGCCGACGTCCGCGACGGACTTGAGCTCCAGCACCAGGTCGCGGGTCTCGCCCGGCTCACCGAGCAACGCGAAACCGGGGGCCTTGCGGGCCTTGGACGCGAGCGAGGCGTTGCCCAGACCACCACGGCCACCGGCGGCGGCGATCAGCTGAGTGCCCTCGCCGACGAGGTCGGCGACGACCTCGCCGGCCTCGGTCAGCACGACGGTGCCGTCCGGGACGCGCAGGATCAGGTCCTCGCCGTTCGCGCCGTCGCGGTTCGCGCCGGCTCCGGCCTTGCCGCTGGTGGCGGAGGCGTGCGGGCGGAAGTGGAAGTCGAGCAGGGTGTGCACCTGCGAGTCGACGACGAGGATGACGTTGCCGCCACTGCCCCCGTTACCGCCGTCCGGGCCGCCGAGCGGCTTGAACTTCTCGCGGTGCACTGAAGCGCAACCGTTGCCCCCGTTGCCGGCGGCAGCGTGGATCACCACCCGGTCTACGAAGCGGGCCACGGAACTACTTCCTCTCAAAAGTCCTGGACAAACAACGAGGGGCGGTGCCGGATGACCGGTCCCGCCCCTCGCAAAGGTCTATCTACGTCGCGGAAACGGTCCTCAGACCGCGACCGGAACGATGTTGACGGTCTTGCGACCGCGCTTCGTACCGAACTCCACCGCACCCGGCAGCAGGGCGAACAGCGTGTCGTCCTTGCCGATGCCGACGCCGACGCCGGGGTGGAACTTGGTGCCGCGCTGGCGGATCAGGATCTCGCCGGCCTTGACGACCTGACCGCCGAACCGCTTCACACCCAGGTACTGGGGGTTGGAGTCACGGCCGTTGCGGGAACTGGATGCACCCTTTTTGTGTGCCATGAGAAGTCAGGTCCTCACTTACCGGTGATGCCGGTGACCTCGACGCGGGTCAGCTTCTGACGGTGACCCTGTCGCTTGTGGTAGCCGGTCTTGTTCTTGAACTTGTGGATGCGAATCTTCGGGCCCTTGGTGTGCTCGACCAGCTTGCCGGTAACCGAGAACTTCGCCAGGGCGTCCGCGTCAGCGGTGACGTCGGTGCCGTCGACCACGAGCAGCGCCTGGAGGGAGATTTCGGTGCCCGGCTCGCCCTCGAGCTTCTCGACCTCGACGATGTCGCCGACAGCGACCTTGTACTGCTTGCCGCCGGTCTTGACGATCGCGTACATCAGGACGGAAGTCTCCTGCTACTCGATGGTGACGGGCCGTGCGCCAACCCATCTGCGCCAAAAACAGCAGAGGGGGCACACGACAGGACCCGTCGGATGGCGGGCCGCAGACAAGGTTACGGGAGTGGGTACACCAGGAGCAAACTGGGGTGCCCTGATCGCGTTTGCGCAGGCTGTGCCATCCCTCACAGCACCTTCCACAACGCCTGCGCAAACGCACGCGGGGACCTTCCGTACCGGGTGAGAGTACGAAAGGTCCCCGCGTGCGTTACGGGTGGAACGGTCAGGCGTCCTGGACCGGCGGGCCCGCGGGGCGCGAGACGGTGCGGCGCCTGCGGGTGGTGACCACCGGTGCGGGCAGCTGGACCTCCGGCTGCTTGGGCAGTTCGACGGGCACCACGGGAGGCGCCTCGACGGCGACCGGGGCACCGGCGGCGCGCTTGGCGGCACGACGACGGACGGCCGGGGGCCTCGGCGACGGGCTCGGGAGCCTGTTCCGGGGTCACGGCGGCAGCGGGCTGTTCCGCGGCCTCCACGGCCTCGGCAGCCGCCTCCACCGCGGTCTCCGCCGACGCCTCGACCTCGGCTGCCGTGTCCTCCACGACGGCCTCGACGACACCGGCCTCGACCGGCTCGACGAGCTCGTCGGGCGTCTCGTCCACCACCTCGGCGGCGGGCTCCTCCACCGGGGTCTCGACGACGTCCTCGGCCTCGATCGGCGCGGGCTCCTCGACGAGGTCCTCGTGCGGCTCGCGGCCGTTGAGCGCCTGCTCCTCGACCACCACCGCGTCGACGACCGCCTGCGGTTCCTTGTCCCGGCGCCGACGACGCCGGCGCCGACCGCCGTGGCCCTCGTGCTCCTGGTCCATGGCGACCGCGACCTCGGAGGTGTCCTCGGGCTCGCCCGGCTCCACGACCTCGACGACGGAATCGACGACGACCGGCTCGGCCTCGATCTCGGGGGCCTCGACCGCCGCCTCGACGACCTCGGCCGCCTGCTCGCCGCCGCCCTTGTTGCGGCGCGACTTGCGGCCACCGCCCTGCGGCTGCTGCTGGCCACCACCGTTGCCGTTGCCACCGCCGTGCGAGTGCACGGGCTCGGTGGACACGACCACGCCGCGGCCGCGGCAGTGTTCACACGTCTGGCTGAACGCCTCCAGCAGGCCGGTGCCGACCCGCTTGCGGGTCATCTGCACGAGACCCAGCGAGGTGACCTCGGCGACCTGGTGGCGCGTGCGGTCGCGGCCGAGGCACTCGGTCAGGCGGCGCAGCACCAGGTCGCGGTTCGACTCGAGCACCATGTCGATGAAGTCGATGACGATGATGCCGCCGATGTCGCGCAGCCGGAGCTGGCGGACGATCTCCTCCGCCGACTCCAGGTTGTTGCGCGTCACCGTCTCTTCGAGGTTGCCGCCCGATCCGGTGAACTTGCCGGTGTTGACGTCGATGACCGTCATCGCCTCGGTGCGGTCGATGATCAGGTAACCGCCCGAGGGCAGCCACACCTTGCGGTCCAGCGCCTTGAGCAGCTGCTCGTCGATGCGGTACTCGACGAACGCGTCGTTGCTGCCGACGTGCTTCTTCAGGCGGTCCTGCAGGTCCGGCGCCACGTGGCGGACGTACGAGTCGATGACCTCCCACGCCTCGTCGCCCTGGACGACGAGCTGGGCGAAGTCCTCGGTGAACAGGTCGCGGACGACCTTCACCAGCAGGTCCGGCTCTTCGTAGAGCAGCGCCGGCGCCTTGGTGGAGGTGGTCTCCGACTTCTCCTTGATGACCTTCCACTGGGCC from Lentzea guizhouensis harbors:
- a CDS encoding DUF1772 domain-containing protein, producing the protein MEITTLIAAAASGLMAGTFFAFSVAVMPGLADLSAEHARAAMRRMNVRIQNPVFLLLFVGNVVLCGIEVFQGRYVGGLLYIVGAFVLTMVVNVPMNNRLERTDDAYWPEYLRRWTLWNHVRGVACLASTVTLSLGL
- a CDS encoding AraC family transcriptional regulator translates to MLVPGGQGHRLFSTPDAESPIVTTLPHTFETENYAILRHGDGGAVTHLVCGAVKFDHPAAKHLIEVLPNVLHVQQADDMRATIDLMAAEARSLRPGGEAVITRLADVLVIQTIRSWLANDPAARTGWLGALQDNQIGQALALIHRDPAHPWTVERLAHHTAMSRSAFAARFTDLVGVPAMRYVTRWRMHVAMNRLQDRDSTVSEIARGLGYESEAAFSRAFKRVVGVSPGQARVG
- a CDS encoding VOC family protein: MARLHDIVIDCAHPASLARFWAAALDDHEIAPYDDEELERLRGKGINDPEDDPSVLLDGSPRLFFNRVPEPKTGKNRVHVDLWCDDVEAEVARLVALGAAVVSQDGVWFVLADPEGNEFCLSSTEHPLSPEG
- the proB gene encoding glutamate 5-kinase; its protein translation is MTAPVVSPARNAVASANRIVVKVGSSSLTTAEGGLDPARLDALVDALAARCAAGSQVVLVSSGAIAAGLAPLKISRRPRDLATQQAAASVGQLTLAHAYANSFGRYSLTVGQVLLTADDVVRRAHYRNAQRTFSRLLALGAVPVVNENDTVATEEIRFGDNDRLAALVAHLVGADALFLLSDVDALYSGDPRRPGAVRISEVASAADVDGVRAGTVGASGLGTGGMASKLAAARLASSAGIPVLLTSATEAHRALTAADVGTAFAATGSRLTARRFWLGYATDANGRLHLDDGAVAAVVGRRRSLLAAGITGVDGDFEAGDVVELVSLAGEVVARGVVGYDAAELPSLIGRKSHDLPAEQRREVVHADDLVPLHR
- the obgE gene encoding GTPase ObgE, encoding MARFVDRVVIHAAAGNGGNGCASVHREKFKPLGGPDGGNGGSGGNVILVVDSQVHTLLDFHFRPHASATSGKAGAGANRDGANGEDLILRVPDGTVVLTEAGEVVADLVGEGTQLIAAAGGRGGLGNASLASKARKAPGFALLGEPGETRDLVLELKSVADVGLLGFPSAGKSSLISVLSAAKPKIADYPFTTLVPNLGVITAGDTIFTMADVPGLIPGASQGKGLGLDFLRHIERTAVLAHVVDCATYEPGRDPIADIDALEKELSEYTPSLGGNFEDRPRVVILNKVDIPDAQDLADIVRPEIEARGLPVFEVSTVSRQGLRELTFKLAEVVREYREAQPKKESTRIVLRPTAVDDEGFTVTEDPSVEGGFIVRGDRPERWIRQTDFSNDEAVGYLADRLNRLGVEDKLVKMGAVPGCQVTIGDLVFDWEPTTPAGIAMTMTGRGTDVRLERNDRIGAHERKALKKARRAPGAGDYGDDFDEE
- the rpmA gene encoding 50S ribosomal protein L27 → MAHKKGASSSRNGRDSNPQYLGVKRFGGQVVKAGEILIRQRGTKFHPGVGVGIGKDDTLFALLPGAVEFGTKRGRKTVNIVPVAV
- the rplU gene encoding 50S ribosomal protein L21, with protein sequence MYAIVKTGGKQYKVAVGDIVEVEKLEGEPGTEISLQALLVVDGTDVTADADALAKFSVTGKLVEHTKGPKIRIHKFKNKTGYHKRQGHRQKLTRVEVTGITGK